A single region of the Salipaludibacillus sp. LMS25 genome encodes:
- a CDS encoding ornithine--oxo-acid transaminase, with amino-acid sequence MTLSSEIIHVTETYGANNYHPLPIVISKAEGVWVEDPEGKRYMDMLSAYSAVNQGHRHPKIIEALKQQADRITLTSRAFHNDQLGTFYEKVSRLTGKNMVLPMNTGAEAVETAVKAVRRWAYRVKGVEANKAEIIVCQDNFHGRTMTAVSLSSNDTYKQDFGPMLPGIKVIPYGDSAALKAAITPNTAAFLFEPIQGEAGINIPPQGFLKEAYTICKQEDVLYVADEIQCGLARSGKMFACDWEEVEPDIYILGKALGGGVMPISVVAANDDILGVFEPGSHGSTFGGNPLACAVSIAALDVIEDEKLVEKSNRLGDYLTEQLKNISNPNIKEVRGRGLFIGVELTEPARSYCEKLKEKGLLCKETHENVIRFAPPLIISKEDLDWAIEQINDVLTL; translated from the coding sequence ATGACACTATCATCCGAGATTATTCATGTGACAGAAACATATGGAGCAAATAACTATCACCCTCTGCCAATTGTTATTTCAAAGGCAGAAGGTGTTTGGGTAGAGGACCCCGAAGGCAAGCGGTATATGGATATGCTAAGTGCTTATTCTGCTGTGAACCAAGGACATAGACACCCTAAAATCATCGAAGCTTTAAAACAACAAGCAGACCGAATCACGTTAACATCGAGAGCATTTCATAATGATCAGCTCGGGACCTTTTATGAAAAAGTATCTCGATTAACTGGAAAAAACATGGTCTTACCTATGAATACAGGTGCAGAAGCAGTTGAAACAGCGGTGAAGGCTGTGAGACGTTGGGCTTATCGGGTGAAGGGAGTGGAAGCGAATAAGGCAGAAATTATCGTGTGCCAAGACAATTTTCATGGTCGCACGATGACGGCTGTTTCGTTGTCATCAAATGACACTTATAAACAAGATTTTGGCCCAATGCTTCCAGGGATTAAAGTGATTCCTTACGGTGATAGCGCTGCTTTAAAAGCCGCTATTACACCAAATACGGCTGCTTTCCTTTTTGAACCCATTCAAGGAGAGGCGGGAATAAATATTCCGCCACAAGGGTTTTTAAAGGAGGCGTATACGATTTGCAAACAAGAAGATGTGTTGTACGTAGCAGATGAAATCCAATGTGGTTTGGCCCGCTCAGGCAAAATGTTTGCATGCGATTGGGAAGAGGTGGAGCCCGATATATATATACTCGGTAAAGCTCTCGGAGGTGGTGTCATGCCCATCTCTGTCGTTGCAGCGAACGATGATATTCTCGGTGTTTTTGAGCCTGGCTCTCACGGTTCAACGTTTGGCGGTAACCCATTAGCATGCGCTGTTTCAATTGCGGCACTAGACGTTATAGAAGACGAAAAACTCGTCGAGAAATCTAATCGTCTCGGTGACTATCTAACGGAACAACTTAAAAATATTTCTAACCCGAACATTAAGGAAGTGAGAGGTAGAGGGTTATTTATAGGGGTTGAGTTAACGGAGCCAGCTAGATCTTATTGTGAAAAGTTAAAGGAAAAAGGACTGCTATGTAAAGAGACTCACGAGAATGTTATTCGCTTCGCCCCTCCGCTTATTATTTCAAAAGAGGACCTCGATTGGGCAATTGAACAAATTAATGATGTGTTAACTTTGTAA
- a CDS encoding proline dehydrogenase family protein — protein MITRHFFLFLSQNNFIKTRAMKWGPKFGANSVIAGETIEEAMETVQLLNEKGLVATVDHLGEFVYTREEAIDSADYCVRTLEAIAANNVSCHLSLKLTQLGLDVNRQLCRDNMVKILETAEELGIFVRIDMEDYSHLDATLELLHELRQRFQNVGTAIQGYLHRAVKDTRDLKGVNLRLIKGAYKESPDVAYQKQEEIDHNYLKIIKTHLRNGSYAAIATHDHHIIEDVIAYTKKHGIEKTQFEFQMLYGFRQDLQLKIVEDGYKMRVYVPFGNDWYGYFMRRLAERPQNITFAVRGLLSK, from the coding sequence GTGATTACGCGGCATTTCTTTCTGTTTTTGTCTCAAAATAACTTTATTAAAACGAGAGCGATGAAATGGGGGCCGAAGTTTGGTGCTAATTCGGTCATAGCAGGGGAAACGATTGAAGAAGCAATGGAAACAGTGCAGTTATTAAATGAAAAGGGGCTTGTAGCGACTGTCGATCATTTAGGGGAGTTTGTATACACAAGAGAGGAAGCAATAGATTCAGCCGATTATTGTGTAAGAACGTTAGAGGCGATCGCAGCGAATAACGTGTCTTGTCACCTCTCATTAAAGTTAACGCAACTTGGCCTGGATGTTAATAGACAGCTGTGTCGTGATAATATGGTGAAAATCTTAGAGACGGCAGAAGAACTGGGTATTTTCGTCCGGATTGATATGGAAGATTATTCACATCTCGATGCCACATTAGAGCTATTGCATGAACTACGCCAGCGATTTCAAAACGTGGGTACAGCGATACAAGGGTATCTTCATCGGGCAGTAAAAGATACCCGCGATTTAAAAGGAGTCAATCTTCGGTTAATTAAGGGAGCGTACAAAGAATCACCAGATGTGGCTTACCAAAAACAAGAGGAAATTGATCATAATTATTTGAAAATTATTAAAACACATTTACGAAATGGGAGTTATGCAGCTATTGCTACGCATGACCATCATATTATTGAAGACGTTATCGCCTATACGAAGAAACACGGAATTGAAAAAACACAATTTGAATTCCAAATGCTCTATGGTTTTAGACAAGACTTGCAATTAAAGATTGTTGAAGACGGTTATAAAATGCGGGTGTATGTCCCGTTCGGTAATGACTGGTATGGTTATTTTATGAGGCGTTTGGCTGAACGCCCACAAAATATTACGTTTGCTGTAAGAGGGCTTTTATCTAAATAG